The following proteins are encoded in a genomic region of Natrinema sp. DC36:
- a CDS encoding polysaccharide pyruvyl transferase family protein translates to MQASRKLLIGVKKPAAIPSAVKQSLNRYIPHNVGIQGSYRTGNIGDRALGEILKSNLETDGYRTYLFDKNVQQSNAPNRILGGGGVLHDWYGTEHLWKRLNYATSGERGFVIGVGAPGFHSERARSLISETLPQMEVITVRDERAKNNIQRVCDVDVTVTACPVFLYDDPDLETTEQTGVNFRPYFDEKEDMSDAILKEYFGYEDLENATQKYIATAQRICDKLDNPLFIPFHADDEAFAQKHLDIPVFKHKVSVSRTLKKVSQMKRMVTTRYHSLIFAAICGKPVLPLAYEPKVEAVADRLDVPWYKPHRDIPFQFTSVSNVDTIRSAAQQNIKLLSDRLQ, encoded by the coding sequence ATGCAAGCAAGCAGAAAGCTCCTTATAGGTGTGAAAAAACCAGCGGCTATTCCTTCCGCAGTCAAACAGAGTCTAAATAGATATATTCCTCACAACGTGGGGATACAGGGGAGCTACCGCACCGGGAATATCGGGGACCGGGCACTTGGGGAGATACTCAAATCGAATCTGGAAACTGACGGGTATCGGACGTATCTCTTCGATAAGAATGTCCAGCAGAGTAATGCTCCGAATCGGATACTGGGTGGGGGTGGCGTTCTTCACGATTGGTACGGTACGGAGCATCTGTGGAAACGCCTCAACTATGCGACGAGCGGCGAGCGTGGATTTGTCATTGGAGTTGGCGCGCCGGGCTTTCACTCTGAGAGGGCTCGCTCTCTCATCTCAGAGACGCTGCCCCAGATGGAGGTAATAACAGTCCGTGACGAACGAGCGAAAAACAATATCCAACGTGTCTGTGACGTTGACGTAACCGTAACTGCTTGCCCGGTGTTCCTCTATGACGACCCAGATCTGGAAACGACCGAACAGACTGGCGTAAATTTCAGGCCGTATTTCGACGAGAAGGAGGATATGTCCGATGCAATTCTCAAAGAGTACTTTGGTTACGAGGACCTTGAGAATGCCACACAAAAGTATATCGCTACTGCACAGCGGATCTGTGACAAACTAGACAATCCGTTGTTCATACCGTTCCACGCCGACGACGAAGCCTTTGCACAGAAACATCTTGATATTCCTGTCTTCAAACACAAAGTCTCTGTCAGTCGGACTCTCAAGAAAGTGAGTCAGATGAAACGGATGGTCACTACACGGTATCACTCATTGATTTTCGCCGCTATCTGTGGCAAACCGGTACTCCCGCTGGCCTACGAGCCGAAGGTAGAGGCCGTCGCTGACCGTCTTGACGTTCCATGGTACAAACCGCACAGAGACATCCCCTTTCAGTTCACTTCGGTTTCGAACGTCGACACCATCAGGAGCGCTGCACAACAGAATATAAAGTTGCTTTCGGACCGATTGCAATAG
- a CDS encoding flippase: MTSLLRSVLSIFSGKFAGLVISLAFTPILVRIISQPEYGLFASMFAAFSIVTLLSKGGLFDATRKIVAEHSDDSQAVSSVISTAVMISVIYAIVATISIVLTIQTDLIPARYVPYVWILAVTIIFANIFTTVRGTFYGFQRESIGEVLEVSRKVLYTSSALVLAYAGFKVVGVFYGYALSFLLLSLLGLIVLVRNYSFSVVGLSDFRDYGREIAVYGGFQLIGGLSATLLYKVDILLIETFKGNASTALYQSAIVPAEMIWFVPSVIQLAFLQRSAKLWKNDNIEEINSNIKTGVKYGILSLTLFGSGLFILAGPFLSVYFGAEYTGAASTLKLLIFGTFFLGISRTVVPVLQATGSVRESELITFVGLLVNVALNVTLIPRYGIFGAGIGTTVSYIMIFLGNVGIWVRSPFELVPFRWVARLVFFQALFVSVFAAIVYNIAFRPLIALVVFPPVGFVLFMGVNLYGGYIPRSSIKNQVRARIEYL; the protein is encoded by the coding sequence ATGACATCGTTGCTCCGGTCCGTCCTCTCTATCTTCTCCGGGAAATTTGCAGGCTTAGTGATTAGTCTGGCTTTCACCCCAATACTCGTTCGTATCATCTCCCAGCCGGAGTACGGGCTGTTTGCCAGTATGTTCGCCGCGTTTAGTATTGTGACACTGCTGTCGAAAGGGGGGTTGTTTGATGCGACACGGAAGATTGTCGCCGAGCATTCAGACGACAGCCAAGCGGTTTCCTCGGTGATTTCGACAGCCGTGATGATTAGCGTGATTTACGCCATCGTAGCGACGATCTCTATCGTTCTGACCATCCAAACTGACCTTATCCCAGCTCGGTACGTCCCCTATGTCTGGATATTGGCGGTGACAATCATATTCGCCAATATCTTTACCACGGTTCGAGGGACGTTCTATGGGTTCCAGCGAGAGTCTATCGGTGAAGTGTTAGAGGTCTCACGAAAGGTGCTGTACACTAGTTCTGCACTGGTGCTGGCCTACGCAGGCTTCAAAGTCGTCGGTGTCTTCTATGGATACGCGCTCTCCTTCCTGCTGTTGAGTCTGCTCGGTCTGATTGTCCTGGTGAGAAACTACTCTTTCTCAGTGGTGGGACTATCGGATTTCAGGGATTATGGCAGAGAAATCGCAGTATATGGAGGGTTTCAGTTAATCGGTGGGTTAAGTGCGACGCTGTTGTACAAGGTAGATATTCTCCTCATCGAGACGTTCAAGGGGAACGCTTCGACAGCTCTCTATCAGAGCGCCATCGTCCCAGCGGAGATGATATGGTTTGTCCCGTCAGTCATCCAGCTCGCCTTCCTCCAGCGAAGTGCGAAACTCTGGAAGAACGACAATATTGAGGAGATAAACAGCAACATCAAGACCGGCGTGAAGTACGGAATTCTCTCGCTAACGCTCTTTGGTAGCGGACTTTTCATCCTCGCTGGACCGTTCCTTTCAGTCTACTTCGGAGCTGAGTACACCGGCGCCGCGTCAACGTTGAAGTTGCTCATCTTCGGGACGTTCTTTTTGGGGATAAGTCGGACAGTGGTGCCAGTATTACAGGCCACTGGGTCCGTCCGAGAAAGTGAACTCATCACGTTCGTCGGGCTACTGGTCAACGTCGCGCTCAATGTCACGCTTATCCCGAGATACGGGATATTCGGTGCCGGTATCGGCACGACTGTATCCTATATCATGATATTCCTCGGAAACGTCGGCATCTGGGTCCGCTCTCCGTTCGAGTTGGTCCCATTCAGATGGGTCGCCAGACTGGTGTTCTTTCAGGCACTGTTCGTCAGTGTATTCGCGGCCATCGTCTACAACATCGCCTTTCGCCCACTGATAGCTCTCGTCGTGTTCCCGCCTGTCGGTTTTGTGCTGTTCATGGGTGTGAACCTCTATGGTGGGTACATCCCCAGGTCCAGCATCAAAAATCAGGTTCGAGCGAGAATCGAGTACTTATAG
- the aglF gene encoding UTP--glucose-1-phosphate uridylyltransferase AglF: MKAVVLAAGEGTRLRPLTEDKPKGMVEVDGEPILTHCFDQLAALGADELIVVVGYLKEVIIDHYGDEYEGIPITYSHQREQQGLAHALLMVEEHIDDDFMLMLGDNVFQANLEDVVRRQREDRADAAFLVEEVPWEEADRYGVCDTNKFGEITDVVEKPDNPPSNLVMTGFYTFTPAIFHACHLVQPSNRGEYEISEAIDLLIQSGRTIDAIGLEGWRIDVGYPEDREEAEARLQNDGEVAVETSSD, from the coding sequence ATGAAAGCCGTCGTACTTGCCGCCGGGGAAGGAACGCGTCTCCGGCCGCTGACCGAGGACAAGCCGAAGGGGATGGTCGAGGTCGACGGGGAGCCGATCCTTACGCACTGTTTCGATCAGTTGGCCGCGCTCGGTGCCGACGAGCTAATCGTCGTCGTCGGGTATCTGAAGGAAGTGATCATCGACCACTACGGCGACGAATACGAGGGGATCCCGATCACCTATTCCCACCAGCGCGAACAACAGGGGCTGGCTCACGCGCTGTTGATGGTCGAGGAGCACATCGACGACGACTTCATGCTGATGCTCGGGGACAACGTGTTTCAGGCGAACCTCGAGGACGTCGTGCGGCGCCAGCGCGAGGACCGCGCCGACGCCGCCTTCCTGGTCGAGGAGGTCCCGTGGGAGGAGGCCGACCGGTATGGAGTCTGTGATACCAACAAGTTCGGCGAGATCACAGACGTGGTCGAGAAGCCCGACAACCCGCCGTCGAATCTGGTCATGACCGGGTTCTACACGTTTACGCCGGCGATCTTCCACGCGTGTCACCTGGTGCAGCCGTCCAATCGCGGGGAGTACGAGATTAGCGAGGCTATTGATTTGCTGATTCAGAGCGGGCGGACTATTGATGCTATTGGACTTGAGGGCTGGCGGATCGACGTTGGATATCCCGAGGATCGGGAGGAGGCAGAAGCACGGTTACAGAACGATGGCGAAGTCGCTGTTGAGACCTCTTCCGACTGA
- a CDS encoding NADP-dependent oxidoreductase — MVSKSNRQWRLESRPTGEPTADNFELTEEPIPEPGPKEVLVRTEYLSVDPYMRGRMRDSESYADPWPVGEPMRARAVGTVVESNHAAFEAGDTVSGNLYWAEYAAVDGTALEPVDTGTAPGSTALHVLGMPGRTAYVGTVDVGGVEPGDTVVVSAAAGAVGSVAGQIARIAGCRVVGITGRDEKADWLTGDCGFDAAINYRTTDDLSAAVADTCPRGVDLYFENVGGEVSDAVMDHLVDHSRVAVCGKIALYNAEAGDDRLYGPRRLHQRTRTRVEGFIVSDHADRFDHINARLRRWVEADRLQYRETVTGGIETAADAFLGLFDGTNVGKQLVRIDDD; from the coding sequence ATGGTATCAAAGAGCAATCGGCAGTGGCGCCTCGAGAGCAGACCGACCGGCGAACCGACGGCCGATAATTTCGAACTGACCGAGGAACCGATCCCCGAGCCGGGACCAAAAGAGGTCCTCGTCCGGACCGAGTACCTCTCCGTCGATCCGTACATGCGCGGTCGGATGCGCGACAGCGAGTCCTACGCCGACCCGTGGCCCGTCGGCGAGCCGATGCGGGCACGGGCCGTCGGCACGGTCGTTGAGTCGAACCACGCCGCGTTCGAGGCCGGCGACACCGTCTCGGGCAACCTGTACTGGGCCGAGTACGCGGCCGTCGACGGCACTGCCCTCGAGCCGGTCGACACGGGGACGGCACCGGGTTCGACGGCGCTGCACGTCCTGGGCATGCCCGGCCGGACCGCCTACGTCGGCACCGTCGACGTCGGCGGGGTCGAACCCGGCGATACGGTCGTCGTCTCCGCCGCGGCCGGCGCGGTCGGCTCCGTCGCCGGCCAGATCGCTCGAATTGCCGGCTGCCGCGTGGTCGGGATCACGGGCCGGGACGAGAAGGCCGACTGGCTCACCGGCGACTGCGGCTTCGACGCGGCGATCAACTACCGCACGACCGACGACCTCTCGGCGGCGGTCGCCGACACCTGCCCGCGCGGCGTCGACCTCTACTTCGAGAACGTCGGCGGAGAGGTAAGCGATGCCGTCATGGACCACCTCGTCGATCACTCTCGAGTGGCCGTCTGCGGGAAGATCGCCCTTTACAACGCGGAAGCGGGCGACGATCGACTGTACGGGCCGCGACGCCTCCACCAGCGGACCCGCACTCGCGTTGAGGGGTTTATCGTCAGCGATCACGCCGATCGGTTCGACCACATCAATGCGCGGCTCCGGCGGTGGGTCGAGGCTGACCGCCTCCAGTATCGCGAGACGGTCACTGGCGGCATCGAAACCGCTGCCGACGCGTTCCTGGGGCTGTTCGACGGGACGAACGTGGGGAAACAACTCGTCCGGATCGACGACGACTGA